Proteins encoded in a region of the Ralstonia pseudosolanacearum genome:
- a CDS encoding class I SAM-dependent methyltransferase — protein MSNKTHEIRPNQSIELLKELHILTRDGKMNQDSRRKLKQVYHLFQFIEPLLDDVQKAKGHVSLVDHGAGKSYLGFILYDLFFKEQPGDGASHIYGIETREELVAKSTELAARLGFKGMSFLNVSVAESITSERLPPAVDVVTALHACNTATDDAIRFALEKHAQYIVLVPCCQAEVAGVLRRNKGKSLSNALTEIWRHPLHTREFGSQVTNVLRCLQLEAHGYQVSVTELVGWEHSMKNELIVAQYKDLPRRRPTERLTEVLSTLGLEELRERFFAPA, from the coding sequence ATGTCCAATAAAACCCACGAAATCCGCCCCAACCAGTCGATCGAGTTGCTGAAGGAGCTGCACATCCTGACGCGCGACGGCAAGATGAACCAGGACAGCCGCCGCAAGCTGAAGCAGGTCTATCACCTGTTCCAGTTCATCGAGCCGCTGCTCGACGACGTGCAGAAAGCCAAGGGACATGTATCGCTCGTCGACCACGGCGCGGGCAAGTCGTACCTGGGCTTCATCCTCTACGACCTGTTCTTCAAAGAGCAACCCGGCGACGGTGCCTCGCACATCTATGGCATCGAAACGCGCGAAGAGCTGGTGGCGAAGTCGACCGAGCTCGCGGCGCGGCTCGGTTTCAAGGGGATGTCGTTTCTGAACGTGTCGGTGGCGGAATCGATCACGTCGGAACGTCTACCGCCTGCCGTCGACGTCGTGACCGCGCTGCATGCGTGCAACACCGCCACCGACGATGCGATCCGCTTCGCGCTCGAAAAGCATGCGCAGTACATCGTGCTCGTACCATGCTGCCAGGCGGAGGTCGCCGGCGTGCTGCGCCGGAACAAGGGCAAGTCGCTCAGCAATGCGCTGACGGAAATCTGGCGTCATCCGCTGCATACGCGCGAATTCGGCAGCCAGGTCACCAACGTGCTGCGCTGCCTTCAGCTCGAAGCCCACGGCTATCAGGTGAGCGTGACGGAGCTCGTCGGCTGGGAGCACTCGATGAAAAACGAGCTGATCGTTGCACAGTACAAAGACCTGCCTCGGCGGCGTCCGACCGAGCGGCTTACTGAAGTGCTCAGCACGCTCGGCCTCGAAGAACTGCGCGAGCGCTTCTTTGCGCCGGCTTGA